A region from the Sorex araneus isolate mSorAra2 chromosome 6, mSorAra2.pri, whole genome shotgun sequence genome encodes:
- the TRAF6 gene encoding TNF receptor-associated factor 6, with amino-acid sequence MSLLNCENSCASSQSEGDCCAAMASACSAAAKDDSVSGAPSAGNLSSSFMEEIQGYDVEFDPPLESKYECPICLMALREAVQTPCGHRFCKACIIKSIRDAGHKCPVDNEILLENQLFPDNFAKREILSLMVKCPNKGCLLKMELRNLEDHQVLCEFALMNCPQCQQPVPKYQYHVHIVKECPRRQVSCENCLVSMAFEDKEIHDENCPLANVMCEYCNTVLIREQMPNHYDLDCPTAPVPCTFSTFGCPAKMQRNHLARHLQENTQLHMRMLAQAVQNMSLALAPVPQPNIHPYDPSSSSQVSSGCHPEVQNFQETIQQLEGRLVRQDHQIRELTAKMETQSMHVSELKRTIRALEDKITEIEAQQCNGIYIWKIGNFGMHLKSQEEEKPVVIHSPGFYTGKPGYKLCMRLHLQLPSAQRCANYISLFVHTMQGDYDSHLPWPFQGTIRLTILDQSEAPVRQNHEEIMDAKPELLAFQRPTIPRNPKGFGYVTFMHLEALRQRTFVKDDTLLVRCEVATRFDMGSLRREGFQPRSTDAGV; translated from the exons ATGAGTCTGCTAAACTGTGAGAACAGCTGTGCGTCCAGCCAGTCTGAGGGGGACTGCTGTGCTGCCATGGCCAGCGCCTGCAGCGCCGCAGCCAAGGATGACAGCGTGAGCGGAGCACCCAGCGCCGGGAACCTCTCAAGCTCTTTCATGGAAGAGATCCAGGGCTATGATGTGGAGTTTGACCCGCCCCTGGAGAGCAAGTATGAGTGCCCCATCTGCTTGATGGCACTACGCGAAGCAGTGCAGACACCCTGTGGCCATAGGTTCTGCAAAGCCTGCATCATCAAGTCCATCAG GGATGCAGGTCACAAATGTCCAGttgacaatgaaatattactggAAAATCAACTCTTTCCTGACAATTTTGCAAAACGAGAGATTCTTTCTTTGATGGTGAAATGTCCAAATAAAGGTTGTTTGCTCAAGATGGAACTGAGGAATCTTGag gatcATCAAGTGCTTTGTGAATTTGCTCTTATGAATTGTCCCCAGTGCCAGCAACCCGTCCCCAAATACCAGTACCACGTGCACATTGTGAAGGAGTGCCCAAGAAGACAGGTTTCTTGTGAAAACTGTCTTGTGTCAATGGCATTTGAAGATAAAGAG ATCCACGATGAGAACTGTCCCTTAGCAAATGTCATGTGTGAATACTGCAATACCGTGCTCATCAGAGAACAG ATGCCTAATCACTATGATCTAGATTGTCCTACAGCCCCAGTTCCATGCACGTTCAGTACTTTTGGTTGCCCTGCAAag ATGCAGAGGAATCACTTGGCACGCCACCTTCAAGAGAACACCCAGTTGCACATGAGGATGCTAGCCCAGGCTGTTCAGAATATGAGCCTTGCCTTAGCTCCCGTACCCCAGCCTAACATACATCCCTATGATCCTTCCAGTTCATCTCAGGTTTCCTCTGGGTGTCACCCAGAGGTCCAGAATTTCCAAGAAACCATTCAGCAGTTAGAGGGTCGCCTTGTAAGACAAGACCACCAAATCCGAGAGCTGACTGCTAAAATGGAAACTCAGAGCATGCATGTAAGTGAACTCAAACGAACTATTCGTGCCCTCGAGGACAAAATTACTGAGATAGAAGCGCAGCAGTGCAATGGGATTTACATCTGGAAGATTGGTAACTTCGGGATGCACTTGAAATCTCAAGAAGAGGAGAAACCCGTTGTCATTCACAGCCCAGGATTCTACACAGGCAAACCCGGGTACAAACTTTGCATGCGCCTGCATCTTCAGTTACCATCTGCTCAGCGTTGTGCAAACTATATCTCTCTCTTTGTCCACACAATGCAAGGAGACTATGACAGCCATCTCCCTTGGCCCTTCCAAGGTACAATACGTCTTACAATTCTTGATCAGTCTGAAGCACCTGTACGGCAAAATCATGAAGAAATAATGGATGCCAAACCAGAGCTGCTTGCCTTCCAGAGACCCACAATCCCCCGGAACCCAAAAGGTTTTGGCTACGTGACTTTCATGCATCTGGAAGCCTTAAGGCAAAGGACCTTTGTTAAGGATGATACTTTGTTAGTGCGCTGTGAGGTTGCTACTCGTTTTGACATGGGTAGTCTTCGGAGGGAGGGCTTTCAGCCACGTAGTACTGATGCAGGGGTATAG